A stretch of Arcobacter arenosus DNA encodes these proteins:
- a CDS encoding porin family protein: protein MKKYINLSLITLVSTMGASTFKLEESWKLEGRLSGYFQHIDVEGQSNNTEGLTQSQELNLNYHGPLYEGNAGVRVKARATNDDRIQDNMAEIQYFNGHYTNKYWKHEIGDVAASMNPYVYGGSLKGFKTVYKSDKKENKWDYKFILGVKKSQWRETYQTVESEPLDTYTAAFEAKYTYERAKEINLSVVTLKDDLSSADSSSAPGSKGLTFGVDGKWRFNKYITLKGRTAVSHSTDDLRAGKESKTKTAILVRLLTRPVLSSVKSNFLYQRIAPDFVSVAGSANSDNEKVENMTTWRINKQLSSKLSFKYDRDNLNGSLGDTQNTYYEAVNITYKPEFLKRSNIDLRFTNKDVRGRGSDNNRYTIDLSGNYRTTSGFRYSLAYNFSDLKDYVTTTSSQKINNIRFTLGYKKKLENDSFYRITTSLDAQNVNQSGNSQEKFGLKVDAGYQYNKKLSMDLSYISRNTYIDNADDTTNSTYQFRTTYRLDDKGKQIVRLLVEKQVYDVEHSSLSSYNEHKGKLSYVYNF from the coding sequence ATGAAAAAATACATTAATTTATCTTTAATTACTTTAGTAAGCACTATGGGGGCTTCAACTTTTAAATTAGAAGAATCATGGAAGTTAGAAGGAAGACTTAGTGGATATTTTCAACATATAGATGTTGAAGGTCAATCAAATAATACAGAAGGTTTAACTCAATCTCAAGAGTTAAACCTAAATTATCATGGTCCATTATACGAAGGAAATGCTGGAGTTAGGGTAAAAGCAAGAGCTACAAATGATGACCGTATTCAAGATAATATGGCAGAAATTCAATATTTTAATGGACATTATACAAATAAATATTGGAAACATGAAATTGGAGATGTTGCAGCTTCAATGAACCCATATGTTTATGGAGGTTCCTTAAAAGGTTTTAAAACAGTATATAAAAGTGACAAAAAAGAAAATAAGTGGGATTATAAGTTTATACTTGGGGTTAAGAAGTCACAATGGAGAGAAACTTATCAAACAGTTGAAAGTGAACCTCTTGATACTTATACCGCTGCCTTTGAAGCAAAATATACATATGAAAGAGCAAAGGAAATAAATCTTAGTGTTGTAACTTTAAAAGATGATTTGTCTTCTGCAGATAGTTCAAGTGCTCCAGGTTCAAAAGGTTTAACTTTTGGAGTTGATGGTAAATGGAGATTTAATAAATATATAACATTAAAGGGGCGAACTGCAGTTTCCCATAGTACAGATGATTTAAGAGCAGGTAAAGAAAGTAAAACAAAAACAGCTATACTAGTAAGACTATTAACTAGACCTGTATTATCTTCTGTAAAAAGTAATTTTCTTTATCAACGAATTGCACCAGATTTTGTTTCTGTAGCAGGTTCAGCAAATTCAGATAATGAAAAAGTTGAAAATATGACTACTTGGAGAATAAACAAACAGTTGTCAAGTAAACTTAGTTTTAAATATGATAGAGATAATCTTAATGGTTCATTAGGAGATACTCAAAATACTTATTATGAAGCTGTAAATATTACATATAAACCTGAGTTTTTGAAAAGATCTAATATTGATCTTAGGTTCACAAATAAAGATGTTAGGGGCAGAGGTTCTGACAATAATAGATATACAATAGATTTAAGTGGAAACTATAGAACAACTAGTGGGTTTCGTTATTCATTAGCTTACAATTTTTCAGATTTAAAAGATTATGTGACAACAACTTCTTCACAAAAAATAAATAATATTAGATTTACATTAGGATATAAGAAAAAACTTGAAAATGATAGTTTTTATCGGATTACAACAAGTTTAGATGCACAAAATGTAAATCAAAGTGGAAATAGTCAAGAGAAATTTGGTTTAAAAGTTGATGCTGGCTATCAATATAATAAAAAATTATCTATGGACTTATCATATATTTCAAGAAATACTTATATCGATAATGCAGATGATACTACTAATTCAACTTATCAATTTAGAACAACTTATCGCTTAGATGATAAGGGTAAACAAATAGTTAGATTATTAGTTGAAAAACAAGTATATGATGTTGAACATAGTTCATTATCAAGTTACAACGAGCACAAAGGAAAGTTGTCTTACGTATATAATTTTTAA
- a CDS encoding CARDB domain-containing protein, with amino-acid sequence MKKIVILMFLTFSLFASSDYDKDIIVLDQSRDDKVKIVFSDMMQFYEEEDSSSFFSYVSEDRFIQDFMTFTEAIDEDFRKYEIISFDSWIEKITSDGVKRYLYVKWEKRYETNLGGNQTTKTGYSRFLFDEINGEYKLIELAGNNLWGDSLAEWRDEVPTIPGQEIYDEVSSSGTSGLPDLRISAICPSGFGGAMPMTLTIRNIGSGPTNSGFIAYEVPGSFLPAGPQYNNDLEAGESVNIDITADCYDGNIIIVDPDDLIEEEKEGNNTFSLQVN; translated from the coding sequence ATGAAAAAGATTGTAATTCTTATGTTTTTAACATTTAGTTTATTTGCTAGTAGTGATTATGATAAAGATATAATAGTTCTTGATCAATCAAGGGATGATAAAGTAAAAATTGTATTTAGCGATATGATGCAGTTTTATGAAGAAGAAGATTCATCAAGTTTTTTTTCTTATGTATCTGAAGATAGATTTATTCAGGATTTTATGACATTTACTGAAGCGATTGATGAAGATTTTAGAAAGTATGAAATTATTTCATTTGATAGTTGGATTGAAAAAATAACAAGTGATGGTGTAAAAAGATATCTTTATGTTAAATGGGAAAAAAGATATGAGACTAATTTAGGTGGAAACCAAACTACAAAAACAGGCTATTCTAGATTTTTATTTGATGAGATAAATGGGGAATACAAATTAATTGAATTAGCAGGTAACAATTTATGGGGAGACTCTTTAGCTGAATGGAGAGATGAAGTTCCAACTATCCCTGGTCAAGAAATTTATGATGAAGTTTCAAGTTCAGGAACTAGTGGTCTACCTGATTTAAGAATAAGTGCCATTTGTCCAAGTGGATTTGGTGGCGCAATGCCTATGACTCTTACAATTAGAAATATTGGTAGTGGTCCTACAAATTCAGGTTTCATAGCATATGAGGTACCTGGTTCTTTCCTTCCTGCTGGTCCACAGTACAATAATGACTTAGAAGCAGGTGAATCAGTAAATATTGATATTACTGCAGATTGTTATGATGGTAATATTATTATCGTTGATCCAGATGATCTTATTGAAGAGGAAAAAGAGGGTAATAATACCTTTTCATTACAGGTAAATTAA
- a CDS encoding response regulator, producing the protein MIPVMIVEDELIVAMELENFINSKSEYKLVARVNNIDDALYCALEYKPQVILMDINIKGKKDGITSASLIGEKINTTFIYLTAYCDENTVNRALKTSPVSYLLKPFNREELYVALKLASNTYHNLYENCSKVGDILLDKEFSFDSVNKQLILNGEFIHLTKREKELLNLLIKSKNSVVSIYDMENEIWPDKLPNENTRRTLVCRLRIKLNNKFIETIPAIGYRINI; encoded by the coding sequence ATGATACCTGTAATGATTGTTGAAGATGAATTAATAGTAGCAATGGAACTAGAAAATTTTATAAACTCAAAAAGTGAGTATAAGTTGGTTGCTAGGGTTAATAACATCGATGATGCTTTATATTGTGCATTAGAATATAAGCCACAAGTTATTTTAATGGATATAAATATAAAAGGGAAAAAAGATGGAATAACTTCTGCTTCCTTAATTGGTGAAAAAATAAATACTACCTTTATATATCTTACTGCTTATTGTGATGAAAATACTGTTAACAGAGCTTTAAAAACAAGTCCTGTTAGCTATTTACTAAAACCTTTTAATAGAGAAGAATTATATGTAGCTCTTAAACTCGCTTCAAATACTTACCATAATTTGTACGAAAATTGTAGTAAAGTAGGAGATATCTTATTAGATAAAGAATTTAGTTTTGATTCTGTTAATAAACAACTTATTTTAAATGGCGAATTTATTCATTTAACAAAAAGAGAAAAAGAACTTTTAAATCTTTTAATTAAATCTAAAAATTCTGTAGTCTCTATTTATGATATGGAAAATGAGATTTGGCCAGATAAGTTACCAAATGAAAATACTAGACGAACATTAGTTTGTAGATTACGCATAAAATTGAACAATAAATTTATTGAAACTATCCCTGCAATAGGATACCGCATAAATATTTAA
- a CDS encoding 7TM diverse intracellular signaling domain-containing protein, with amino-acid sequence MKFYRFVFLLTLIIIISLNAQDFSIHKEIQIFITTKKLKLEEAKNSKFDLFSKEHINYGFNSDMYIWLKVNLKNLENKPKDFILEINNPLLEHIILYYDDKINTSGMLHIDKREKYINPSFTLSLKANETKTYYLNIKNSTTALQFSILISDLENFKNYDLLKQFLIVFFIGVILAFITYSFSLFIYTKEKSYLYYCIYILTLLFQQLTYIGFLPLYAPQWFTNIDNLIVVPKVGIMIITAAIFARSFLKTSNYSKIDKIYKFVIYFILLQILFLSTPVFYFPEVTVLTGLFFIFFNLYSSIYIYNKGNKQARFFIIGWTFLSIGYFLSIIDALGIISVMYFLPPLILILTLIEALFLLLAFIDRLSILQNEKLQLDKKLYEELEKRNIIVEKEVKKQTKSLKNLYRELHHRVKNNLQIILSILNLQSSKLDNRYSKDEFLKLENRIKAISKTHEILYQNDNIEIINMKEYIKKLCMDLNISYSLKDIDFKLNIDANMPIKEAVYVGIIINELLSNSIKYVNNLDRFEITLIKKAKEYFLEVADNGLGYDFQKMRKNSLGLSLVYGLVTEQLGGEIESKTKDECKYMIRFKI; translated from the coding sequence ATGAAGTTTTATAGGTTTGTTTTTTTATTAACACTTATTATAATAATTTCTTTAAATGCACAAGATTTTAGTATTCATAAAGAGATACAAATATTTATAACTACAAAAAAATTAAAATTAGAAGAAGCAAAAAATTCAAAATTTGATTTATTCTCCAAAGAACATATAAATTATGGGTTTAATTCTGATATGTATATTTGGTTAAAAGTAAACCTTAAAAATTTAGAAAATAAACCCAAAGACTTTATTTTAGAGATTAATAATCCCCTTTTAGAACATATAATCTTATATTATGATGATAAGATAAATACAAGTGGTATGTTACATATTGATAAAAGAGAAAAATATATAAATCCATCATTTACTTTAAGTTTAAAAGCTAATGAAACAAAAACATATTATTTAAATATAAAGAATAGTACTACTGCCTTACAATTTTCGATATTAATAAGTGATTTAGAAAATTTTAAAAATTATGATTTATTAAAACAATTTTTAATAGTTTTTTTTATTGGAGTTATTTTAGCTTTTATTACATATTCTTTTTCTTTGTTTATTTATACAAAAGAGAAAAGCTATTTATATTATTGTATTTATATCTTGACCTTGCTTTTTCAACAACTAACTTATATAGGTTTTTTACCCCTTTATGCTCCACAATGGTTTACAAATATAGATAATTTAATAGTTGTTCCAAAAGTTGGAATTATGATTATTACAGCTGCAATTTTTGCAAGAAGTTTTCTTAAAACTTCAAATTATTCTAAGATTGATAAAATCTATAAATTTGTGATATATTTTATTTTATTACAAATTTTATTTTTATCAACACCAGTTTTTTATTTCCCTGAAGTAACTGTTTTAACAGGTTTATTTTTTATATTTTTTAATCTTTATAGTTCAATTTATATTTACAATAAAGGAAATAAACAAGCTAGATTTTTTATTATTGGTTGGACTTTTCTTTCAATAGGATATTTCTTATCTATTATTGATGCCTTGGGGATAATCTCTGTTATGTATTTTTTACCACCTTTAATTTTGATTTTGACATTAATTGAGGCTTTATTTTTATTACTAGCCTTTATTGATAGATTAAGTATTTTACAAAATGAGAAACTACAATTAGATAAAAAGTTATATGAAGAGTTAGAAAAAAGAAATATTATTGTAGAAAAAGAGGTAAAAAAACAGACTAAATCTTTAAAAAATCTTTATAGAGAGTTACATCATAGGGTTAAAAATAATCTTCAAATTATTCTTTCAATTTTAAACCTACAAAGTTCAAAATTAGATAATAGGTATTCAAAAGATGAATTCTTAAAATTAGAAAATAGGATAAAAGCTATTTCAAAAACCCATGAGATTTTATATCAAAATGACAATATAGAAATAATAAATATGAAAGAATATATAAAAAAGCTATGTATGGATTTGAATATTTCATATTCTTTGAAAGATATTGATTTTAAATTAAATATTGATGCAAATATGCCTATAAAAGAGGCTGTTTATGTTGGGATTATTATAAATGAACTACTATCAAATAGTATAAAATATGTAAATAATCTTGATAGGTTTGAAATCACATTAATAAAAAAAGCAAAAGAATATTTTTTAGAGGTAGCAGATAATGGTTTAGGCTATGACTTCCAAAAAATGAGAAAAAACTCTTTGGGCTTAAGTTTAGTATATGGTTTAGTTACAGAACAACTAGGTGGAGAAATAGAATCTAAAACTAAAGATGAATGTAAGTATATGATAAGGTTTAAAATATGA
- a CDS encoding ABC transporter ATP-binding protein, which translates to MLSVKNLEVFYGLIKAVKGVDFEVKAGQIVSLIGSNGAGKTSTLQSIVNDVKKTGEIIFNDLDISNHKTHKIIKEGISLVPEGRRVFQNLTIEENLRMGAFNQDELYEEYQERMFKLFPRLIDKRGQLGGTMSGGEQQMLAIARALMSSPKLLMLDEPSLGLAPKIVGELFETIVKLKEDGITILLVEQNAFAALEISNYAYVLENGKVALEDEAKNLITSDEIRKKYLGG; encoded by the coding sequence ATGCTTAGTGTAAAGAATTTAGAAGTATTTTACGGTTTAATTAAAGCTGTAAAAGGGGTTGATTTTGAAGTAAAAGCTGGACAAATTGTTTCACTTATTGGAAGTAATGGTGCAGGAAAAACTTCAACTCTTCAATCAATAGTAAATGATGTAAAGAAAACTGGTGAGATTATATTTAATGACTTAGATATCTCAAATCATAAAACCCATAAAATTATAAAAGAGGGGATATCTTTAGTTCCAGAAGGAAGAAGAGTTTTCCAAAATCTTACAATTGAAGAGAATCTTAGAATGGGTGCATTTAATCAAGATGAACTTTATGAAGAGTATCAAGAAAGAATGTTTAAACTATTTCCAAGATTAATTGATAAAAGGGGTCAATTAGGTGGAACTATGAGTGGTGGAGAACAACAAATGCTTGCAATTGCAAGAGCTTTGATGTCTTCTCCAAAACTTTTGATGCTTGATGAACCATCTTTGGGACTTGCTCCTAAAATTGTAGGTGAATTATTTGAAACAATTGTTAAATTAAAAGAGGATGGAATTACTATTTTATTAGTAGAACAAAATGCCTTTGCTGCTTTAGAGATTTCAAATTATGCCTATGTTTTAGAAAATGGGAAAGTAGCTTTAGAAGATGAAGCTAAAAATTTAATCACTTCAGATGAAATAAGAAAAAAATATTTAGGTGGATAA
- a CDS encoding ABC transporter ATP-binding protein codes for MILEVCNVTKKFGGVTAIKDTSFHVNAKEIYGLIGPNGAGKTTMFNIITGNYEPTEGQIKFHGQRIDGIKPHKIVHRGIARTFQNIRLFTSMTVLENILIGFDYQAEYTYLEAILRLPRFFKEERRVKKRALEIMEVLGIADYANEMATSLSYGQQRKVEIARALAASPQLLLLDEPAAGMNPQETHELAELFFKIRDEFDVTILLIEHDMKFVNKLCDRVMVLDYGKTIFEGDIKDAIKDEEVIKAYLGDFKHA; via the coding sequence ATGATTTTAGAAGTATGTAACGTAACAAAAAAGTTTGGTGGTGTTACAGCTATAAAAGATACATCTTTTCATGTTAATGCCAAAGAAATCTATGGTCTAATAGGTCCAAATGGTGCTGGTAAAACTACAATGTTTAATATAATTACTGGTAATTATGAGCCAACAGAGGGTCAAATAAAATTTCATGGACAAAGAATTGATGGGATTAAACCCCATAAAATTGTTCATAGAGGAATTGCAAGAACATTTCAAAATATTAGATTATTTACCTCAATGACTGTATTGGAAAATATTTTAATTGGCTTTGATTATCAAGCAGAATATACATATTTAGAAGCGATTTTAAGGCTACCACGATTTTTTAAAGAGGAAAGAAGAGTTAAAAAAAGAGCTTTAGAGATTATGGAAGTTCTTGGAATTGCAGATTATGCAAATGAAATGGCAACTTCACTTTCATATGGACAGCAAAGAAAAGTTGAGATTGCAAGAGCCTTGGCTGCTTCTCCACAGCTTCTTTTATTAGATGAACCAGCTGCAGGTATGAACCCTCAAGAAACCCATGAATTAGCAGAACTTTTCTTTAAAATTAGAGATGAATTTGATGTTACAATTTTATTAATTGAACATGATATGAAGTTTGTAAATAAACTTTGTGATAGAGTTATGGTTTTAGATTATGGAAAAACAATCTTTGAGGGTGATATTAAAGATGCAATTAAAGATGAAGAAGTTATAAAAGCTTACCTTGGAGATTTTAAACATGCTTAG
- a CDS encoding branched-chain amino acid ABC transporter permease, whose translation MFTKQRLINLSIIITAIWFTWFAQNFFDEYTVRIINNVAIFIILAVSYNLINGVTGQFSLEPNGFVAIGAYVVAILTVDAEGMLYQYDIEDPSEWILAMQAEFIWALLLAGIISALLALSLSFPVFRVRGDYLAIVTLGFGFIIRILAINNPQITNGSLGINDIPEFSNLYWTGGAAILTVLAILNIIYSKYGRAMKAVRDDEDAATAMGVDTFKIKTLAFTTSAFFEGIGGGLLAALLTSISPDLFTFFLTFQLLIIIVLGGLGSTTGAILGTIFVMAGLEWMRFLDEPMNLFGYETEGLPGMRMVVFSLILIIVMLFAREGLMGKKELFELKFFKKKKDVK comes from the coding sequence ATATTTACAAAACAAAGATTAATTAATCTTTCAATTATAATTACAGCAATTTGGTTTACATGGTTTGCCCAAAACTTTTTTGATGAATATACAGTTAGAATTATCAATAATGTTGCAATTTTTATAATTTTAGCCGTTTCATATAATTTAATTAATGGTGTTACTGGACAGTTTTCATTGGAGCCAAATGGTTTTGTTGCTATTGGTGCATATGTTGTTGCAATTTTAACAGTTGATGCAGAGGGGATGCTTTATCAATATGATATTGAAGATCCATCAGAATGGATTCTTGCAATGCAAGCAGAATTTATTTGGGCACTGTTACTTGCAGGTATAATCTCAGCACTTTTAGCACTATCTTTATCTTTCCCTGTATTTAGAGTAAGGGGAGATTATCTTGCTATTGTAACACTTGGTTTTGGTTTTATTATTAGAATTTTAGCTATTAATAATCCACAAATTACAAATGGTTCTTTAGGTATTAATGATATCCCAGAATTTTCAAATCTATATTGGACAGGTGGAGCTGCTATTTTAACTGTATTAGCTATATTAAATATTATCTATTCAAAATATGGTCGTGCTATGAAAGCTGTTAGAGACGATGAAGATGCAGCAACAGCAATGGGTGTTGATACTTTTAAAATTAAAACTTTAGCTTTTACAACATCAGCATTTTTTGAAGGAATTGGTGGTGGATTATTAGCGGCATTATTAACATCAATTAGTCCTGATTTATTTACATTCTTCTTAACATTCCAATTATTAATTATAATTGTTTTAGGTGGTCTTGGAAGTACAACTGGAGCAATTTTAGGAACTATTTTTGTGATGGCAGGATTAGAATGGATGAGATTCTTAGATGAGCCAATGAATCTATTTGGTTATGAAACTGAAGGGCTTCCTGGAATGAGAATGGTTGTATTCTCACTTATACTTATTATTGTAATGTTATTTGCAAGGGAAGGTCTAATGGGTAAAAAAGAGCTTTTTGAATTAAAGTTTTTTAAAAAGAAAAAGGATGTTAAATGA
- a CDS encoding branched-chain amino acid ABC transporter permease — translation MDILTFMQQMVNGFSLGSMYALIAIGYTMVYGVLRLINFAHGDIMMVGAFLGYLFMAVFELPFAFSILLAVGISAALGMLMDKIAYKPLREAPKISLLITAIGISFFLENAFTVFAGGVPRAFPVPVYMENIFNVAGITFSVSSIAVPVVTIILLSGILYVLYKTKYGMAIRALSFDIKTVNLMGVDANMIIAIVFALGSALAAVGGLFWAINYPSVEPMMGVLVGLKAFAAAVVGGIGSVTGAVLGGFIIGFTEVVVIAFFPELGGYKDAFAFIFLILVLLFKPTGIMGEDLEKSRF, via the coding sequence ATGGATATTTTAACGTTTATGCAACAAATGGTAAATGGATTCTCTTTAGGATCTATGTATGCCTTGATTGCAATTGGTTATACAATGGTATACGGTGTGTTAAGGTTAATAAACTTTGCACATGGTGATATTATGATGGTTGGTGCCTTTTTAGGTTATCTCTTTATGGCTGTATTTGAATTGCCATTTGCATTTTCAATTCTTTTAGCTGTTGGTATTTCAGCTGCTTTAGGTATGTTAATGGACAAAATCGCTTACAAACCTTTAAGAGAAGCTCCAAAAATCTCTTTACTTATTACAGCAATTGGTATTTCATTTTTCTTAGAAAATGCCTTTACTGTTTTTGCAGGTGGAGTTCCTAGGGCATTCCCTGTTCCAGTTTATATGGAAAATATTTTTAATGTTGCAGGTATTACTTTTTCAGTTTCATCTATTGCAGTACCAGTTGTAACTATTATCTTATTATCTGGAATTTTATATGTTTTATATAAAACAAAATATGGAATGGCGATTCGTGCACTTTCATTTGATATTAAAACAGTTAATTTAATGGGTGTTGATGCAAATATGATTATTGCAATTGTTTTTGCCCTTGGATCAGCTCTTGCTGCAGTTGGAGGTTTATTTTGGGCTATTAATTATCCTTCTGTTGAACCGATGATGGGAGTTTTAGTTGGTCTTAAAGCTTTCGCTGCTGCTGTTGTTGGTGGGATTGGTTCAGTAACAGGTGCAGTATTAGGTGGGTTTATTATTGGATTTACTGAAGTTGTTGTTATCGCATTTTTCCCTGAACTTGGTGGATATAAAGATGCCTTTGCCTTTATCTTTTTAATTTTGGTGTTATTATTTAAACCAACTGGAATTATGGGTGAAGATTTAGAAAAGAGTAGGTTTTAA
- a CDS encoding ABC transporter substrate-binding protein, which produces MKKLISLAVASALTCGIALAKEVKIGAVMPMSGPLAAYGQVTYLGLELANKLQPTLANGDTVKIVLVDNKGDKVETATATTRLISSDKVTAILGALTSTNTAQTIAIADKKKVPVIASVATNDKLTAKREYANRVCFTDSFQGEVVANYAKEQGYKTAVVIVDQAQVYSLGLAKAFQNAFKKNGGKLLKKIMVTSGDKDFKAVVSQVKSLNPDFMFLPLYHPEASMIARQSKQLGLSKPMFSGDGVANQTFIDLGGESVEGYMFTDFFDYSNPPSKKSADFVAFHEKETGKAEMNSFTALGADTYNVLIAAMNRCEDPTDSVCVNKEIKNTTNFDGVSGSITIDKEGNATRSAVIKEIKSGKAGFKATVNP; this is translated from the coding sequence CATTAACTTGTGGTATTGCATTAGCAAAAGAGGTTAAAATTGGTGCTGTAATGCCTATGTCTGGGCCACTTGCTGCTTATGGACAAGTTACATATTTAGGTTTAGAATTAGCAAATAAATTACAACCAACGTTAGCTAATGGTGATACAGTAAAAATTGTATTAGTAGATAACAAAGGTGATAAGGTTGAAACTGCAACTGCAACAACAAGACTTATCTCTTCAGATAAAGTTACTGCTATTTTAGGAGCTTTAACATCAACAAATACAGCTCAAACAATTGCAATTGCTGATAAGAAAAAAGTACCAGTTATTGCTTCTGTTGCAACTAATGATAAATTAACTGCAAAAAGAGAATATGCAAATAGAGTTTGTTTTACTGACTCTTTCCAAGGTGAAGTTGTTGCAAATTATGCAAAAGAACAAGGTTATAAAACTGCAGTTGTAATTGTTGACCAAGCACAAGTTTATTCTTTAGGTCTTGCAAAAGCTTTCCAAAATGCATTTAAGAAAAATGGTGGAAAATTACTTAAAAAAATCATGGTAACTTCAGGAGATAAAGATTTTAAAGCTGTTGTTTCTCAAGTTAAATCATTAAATCCTGATTTCATGTTCTTACCATTATATCACCCAGAAGCATCAATGATTGCTAGACAATCTAAACAATTAGGTCTTTCTAAACCAATGTTTAGTGGAGATGGTGTTGCAAATCAAACATTTATTGATTTAGGTGGTGAGTCTGTAGAAGGTTATATGTTTACTGACTTTTTTGATTATTCAAATCCTCCATCAAAAAAATCTGCTGACTTTGTTGCTTTCCATGAAAAAGAGACTGGAAAAGCTGAGATGAATTCATTTACAGCACTTGGAGCTGATACTTATAATGTATTAATAGCTGCAATGAACAGATGTGAAGATCCTACAGATTCAGTTTGTGTTAACAAAGAAATTAAAAATACAACAAACTTTGATGGTGTATCTGGATCAATTACTATAGATAAAGAAGGTAATGCAACTAGATCAGCAGTTATCAAAGAGATTAAAAGTGGAAAAGCAGGCTTCAAAGCTACTGTTAATCCATAA